One region of Oncorhynchus mykiss isolate Arlee chromosome 8, USDA_OmykA_1.1, whole genome shotgun sequence genomic DNA includes:
- the LOC110531085 gene encoding protein transport protein Sec16A produces the protein MTITKPEHFEANPQSQAGSWPVAKPQRPAPPVQKTRNSGGWLRWFFGEKEEVPQMTRIPDDKPNSMVWDQNLHRWVDASPMSKTENKPVPPPPPMGMYLGNSSLPKGVNPYSMKAADQGSLGDRYPKLLYHGGITTTPPYQGPGSLPAQHATLMAPMTVPFDVHRQKLGPGTLPF, from the exons ATGACCATCACCAAGCCAGAACACTTCGAGGCCAACCCTCAGAGCCAGGCTGGCAGTTGGCCGGTGGCTAAACCTCAGCGCCCAGCACCCCCAGTACAGAAAACACGAAACAGTGGAGGCTGGCTCAGGTGGTTCTTCGGTGAAAAGGAAGAAGTTCCTCAGATGACAAGGATACCAGATGACAAGCCTAATTCT ATGGTCTGGGATCAAAACCTGCACAGATGGGTTGACGCAAGTCCCATGTCCAAGACTGAG AACAAGCCTGTTCCACCTCCTCCCCCGATGGGGATGTATCTGGGGAACTCTAGTCTCCCCAAAGGAGTGAATCCTTACTCCATGAAAGCAG CAGATCAAGGAAGCCTAGGGGACAGGTATCCCAAGCTATTGTACCATGGTGGGATCACCACAACGCCTCCATACCAGGGTCCTGGATCGCTACCTGCCCAGCATGCAACACTCATGGCACCGATGACTGTGCCATTCGATGTTCACAGGCAGAAACTTGGCCCAGGCACTCTACCCTTTTGA